From the Coffea eugenioides isolate CCC68of chromosome 1, Ceug_1.0, whole genome shotgun sequence genome, the window AGCAGTTTCACTGTCATGATTGTGGGATTTGTAGGTAACTGAGTTGGAGAATCTGACTATTTGTTACAACTGAAGTAGAACATTCCTTGTTACCCAGTtctgagaaaagaaaaaaaaaaaagaagaaactcttACTTGTAATGTACTTGTAACGTTTTATGCTAATCATGGCCATGCAGAGTTGGTGGACGGGAGAACTACTTCCACTGCCCTAAGTGCGGTATGTAGGCATGCACTCTCATTTCATTTGTAGCACATTTTACACGAAGTTGTGTTTTCAAACATGCTACTTATGGTTCTATTATGTCCTTGTAACGGTCTCCCCACAAGATATCATTTCCTTTCTAAGGTGTGGAAAAATAACGTGTGACTTATCCATGCCAGTTCTCTTTCCCTGATTTCTAAGCATCTGTTCTTAACCAGACCCTTTTGGAAAATGTCAAGTTAACAAGTTTTCGCCCTACCTGACTCAGGAAAACATCATGGAACATTTCCAGGGGGGAAAAATACAAAGAGAGTAATCTTAGattatttatttcaaataacagAGTATATTGTATTATGTTGATGTAGATGACAAAGATAAGAATGTTTTAGTGCTGCCTCTTTacttgatttaaaaaaaaaaaaagattgctgctgaaaatcaaggagaatgCTTTCTGGTTCTGCTATTCTGATAGTATTACAATGCAACATGTAAATATGTTATACAACAGGGATAtcaaaaaataatgaaattgtTGGATGGATTTGCTATTTCATCTCTAGAATGTTAAGCATAACTCTGATGGAATGTTTTAGTGGTgttggaaaaaagaaagaatagcCATAGGATAGCAATTAACTGTTGACATATTGTTTCTGAAGTTCTTGAATTCTTCATTGTTTGGATTACTGTATTTAGGAAACTAAAGCGTGCTTGTGTTGGGAAATGAGAGCAAAATGGTGGCTGATGGGGGACTGATACACTTTGTATTTCATAATACTTGCTATTGCAATTATCAAAGAGCaccttttgtattttttttctgaaaattttttggAGCATCCTTTCATAAATGTATACCCTATATCCTGGTCATTCTATGAACTTGAAAGGTTTTCGCTTATAGAAGGCAGCAGCACAAAGGTTTATCATCCATTTAGcagattttttctttccttttttttctggGGATACTCTTGTCATTTTCTTGATGTTTGAAAGCACAGGATCTTGCTATTCTATTGAGTTGCGTGATAATCACTCATGTGTGGAGAACTCAATGAAGAATCACTGTCCCATCTGCTATGAGGTTGGAATCAAGACCATATCTCCTTAAAGTTCTTATATTGGTACTCGTTTAATCTAATGTTTATGTATTGTTGCTAGTTTCTATTTGATTCCATAAAAGGCACGACAATTATGAAATGTGGGCATACAATGCATATGGATTGCTATTCTGAGATGATCAGCCAAAGCCAGTAAAGTTCAGCTTTTCTTGCtatttcttattttcttctGTTTTGAATCAATAAGCCAGTGATTGATTGTGCTTATTGTTGTCTTCTCCATTTTTGTTCTCCGGATTGTGCTTCACCGTCTAATAATGTCACCTTTGCATTGCATTTATCTTGTAGGTATAGGTGTCCAATCTGCTCGAAGTCAGTATTCAACATGTCCAGAACCTGGGAAAGATTAGATCTGGAAGTATGATAGTATTTTCTCATTGTCCCTTGCACATGGTTGTATAATCGCTCAGCTATGGTGTTTGTGCTCACTATAATTTTTTCGAAGGCTTTTCTTGGATTATTTACTTGGAAAATGTTCTTGACTAATTAAGTTAGTGATATGtgtgaaaaaaattattcaagACAGGAAGTTTATCTGAAACATGGCCAGTACAAATTAGACAGGCATTTCATAATAGCATTGTGTCAAGACAATGCATTTCAAAAAATCTTTGTCCTGTTGCTGGTTATTATATATGTTAGGTTGTGTTCAGACTTGATTTCATCTTATAAGCTCAATTCCTCAATTACTATTTGCTAAAGTTGGACGATTACCATTGGATTAACCACCAGTTTATGATTTGTTACACAACTTTTCATTTGGACGTGAATTGTATTGGTCCAGTGATATACTGAGCCCCATTAGTTCTAGGGATGTTTCACTTTATCCATGGAGTATGTCTTGTGTGAGTATTACATAAATCATTGACTTGGATCAAGGCCAAGTGAATATCAGATTGACCAGTAACTTGCATTGGGCTTGGCCTCATGTTTCTTTCTGCTTAATAGAGCAGTCCATTCTTTAATATGTCGAGAGTCAGAAGCTGGAATGGCACTGAAAATATGTAGCGTTGTCTATTAGATTGACCGGTAACTCTACAATGTGGGTGAATTTCATTTATTCTACTGCTGGTCACTGAAATCACTTTGTATCCATAGACTAACCATGTGACTGACCCATGTGCATGGGGTCTAGTTTTCTCAATTTTTGCATGTAGAGTATTATAACTTAGTATCTTCCTGGCCTTATATTGGCGATCATTCTTTCTGGGACAGATTGAAGCTACAGCAATGCCTGAGGAATACCGTTATGAAGTAAGTCACAGTTTTTCCTGTTTCCCATTTTTTTAAACTTGTTGTCCATGTTTTTATCAGATTGCCTCACCTTGCAAGGCATGTATTTGAGGTTTACCTTATAAGATGTTCGTGAATTTTTTACCATGAGAAACTGATTgttcattttgaatttctgTTATGTTTTAGTTGGGCTTGTTGGAAAGTTTACTGTCGTGGTGGGTCTGGAACTtatgaaatttttatttaaGGGAGTACCTACCTCCTTTACAAATAGCAGTTTGGGTATGCAGGTGCCTGCAATGACATGTTTTTTTTCCAGATGTCATTCACAGTatttccctttttgttttttatgaATCTTTACTTCCTTTTTTACTTGTATTGGGCTAGTGATTGGCCAACTTGAATTTCCCTTTAAATGACGGGATATGCATTGACTTTGCAGGTCTCAATCCTCTGTAATGATTGCAACAATACTGGTAAAGCATCGTTTCACATATTTGGCCACAAGTGCAGGCATTGTAATTCATATAATACCCGCATGATAACAACGGGCGAGAATCATCAGTAACGTtgttctccttttcttttctcaaaatcaatAACCATGCTCAAATTGCCCCCAAAAGCTGTAGTGTATCAATTGTATGCTTCCCTGATTTATGATCTTCTTTCTTGATCAATGTTTGTAGGAGATATTCATTTTACTGATTCTTGTCACTGTTTTGTTGATGATGCTAATTAGTTGTATGCTTCCCTGGACTGTGATCGTTTCTTGTTACCGTGTCTAGGAAGATATTA encodes:
- the LOC113751133 gene encoding E3 ubiquitin-protein ligase MIEL1; translated protein: MNGEEDNIPIPSLVDQPQENQEAAGDGESTDQPNREDYGKTLYGCEHYRRRCKLRTPCCNQVFTCRHCHNEAMSVLSNPKERHELVRQDVKQVICAVCNIEQEVSGLCSNCGVKFGEYFCHICRFYDDDTTKKQFHCHDCGICRVGGRENYFHCPKCGSCYSIELRDNHSCVENSMKNHCPICYEFLFDSIKGTTIMKCGHTMHMDCYSEMISQSQYRCPICSKSVFNMSRTWERLDLEIEATAMPEEYRYEVSILCNDCNNTGKASFHIFGHKCRHCNSYNTRMITTGENHQ